One genomic segment of Stigmatopora argus isolate UIUO_Sarg chromosome 1, RoL_Sarg_1.0, whole genome shotgun sequence includes these proteins:
- the LOC144084424 gene encoding LOW QUALITY PROTEIN: peptidyl-prolyl cis-trans isomerase FKBP3-like (The sequence of the model RefSeq protein was modified relative to this genomic sequence to represent the inferred CDS: inserted 3 bases in 2 codons; deleted 1 base in 1 codon), with translation MSQEPVGQWTPQQFRSNHLPEKDLIKLSHDNAAHSFFNEHRLLGNIKNVAKTAKKEQLVXRHNELFVSKRFKATETVEKVTKQVKTVKIDXKTKEDKAELVDEGPPKLTKSMLKKGDKTNFPKKGDTVSCWSMGTLEDSSL, from the exons atgagccaggagcCAGTAGGACAGTGGACTCCACAGCAGTTTAGAAGTAACCATTTACCggagaaagacctgataaagctCTCACATGACAAcgcagcgcattcg ttcttcaacgagcacagactgctgggaaacatcaagaatgtggccaaaacggccaaaaaggagcagcttg gacgccataatgagctgtttgtcagcaaa aggtttaaagccacggagacggTGGAAAAGGTG ACAAAGCAAGTGAAAACTGTTAAAATCGA AAAGaccaaagaagacaaagcagaaCTCGTGGATGAG ggtccacccaagttgaccaaatcaatgctaaagaaaggtgacaagACAAACTttcccaaaaagggtgacacgGTGAGCTGCTGGTCTATGGGGACATTAGAGGACAGCAGTCTTTGA
- the nfkbiz gene encoding NF-kappa-B inhibitor zeta: MACQRFPTLRRKCSLDGNPLKPSNLCQFAYLPYPEPHPALQCMPTLFQWQIEQERRRYEGIAPELLSLQDADGDTCLHIAVAQGRRALAYILASKMADSGALEVKERNGQTAFQIAAAANQHLILGDLLMHGANVNTRDLWGRSPLHVCTEKGFYLCLQSIQKTFSACLHMIDTEVFNYDSLTPLHVAVLSHNAVVNEWRRSAHTFATDCYQYQQKYHQMMHIYLHCVEVLLNMGASCATKDLKSGRTCLHMAAEGANCQLLRVFLKQPSSLNVVNDKTCGGNTALHIVSSLQNNPAQVKAVKMLIRGGADPSARNLENELPCQLVPEGPIGKKVRQILRGEHVDA; this comes from the exons ATGGCATGTCAGAGGTTTCCCACCCTGAGAAGGAAATGTTCCCTGGATGGAAACCCACTCAAGCCATCTAACCTGTGTCAATTTGCGTACCTGCCTTATCCTGAGCCACACCCAGCTCTACAGTGTATGCCCACGCTATTTCAGTGGCAAATAGAGCAGGAGAGACGTCGATACGAAGGCATCGCCCCCGAGTTGTTGAGTTTGCAGGATGCGGACGGCGACAC ATGTCTTCACATTGCAGTGGCTCAAGGCAGAAGGGCTTTGGCGTACATTCTTGCATCAAAGATGGCAGACTCTGGAGCTTTAGAGGTCAAGGAGCGCAATGGACAG ACGGCATTTCAGATTGCTGCGGCGGCCAATCAGCACCTAATTCTCGGCGACTTGCTCATGCACGGAGCAAATGTCAACACCAGAGACTTGTGGGGCCGTTCGCCTCTACACGTGTGCACTGAGAAAGGATTCTACCTTTGTCTACAG AGTATCCAGAAGACTTTTTCAGCCTGTTTACACATGATTGATACAGAAGTGTTCAATTATGACa GTCTTACGCCGCTGCATGTGGCAGTTTTGTCTCACAATGCTGTTGTAAATGAGTGGAGAAGATCAGCTCACACTTTTGCCACAGACTGCTACCAGTATCAACAAAAGTACCACCAAATGATGCACATTTATCTTCATTGTGTGGAGGTCTTGCTGAACATGGGTGCATCCTGTGCTACAAAG GATTTAAAAAGCGGCCGTACATGTTTGCACATGGCTGCCGAAGGGGCCAATTGTCAACTGCTGCGTGTCTTCCTCAAGCAACCTTCTTCGTTGAACGTCGTGAATGACAAG ACATGTGGCGGCAACACGGCCTTGCACATCGTCAGTTCCTTACAAAACAATCCCGCTCAAGTGAAGGCGGTGAAGATGTTGATAAGAGGGGGTGCCGACCCCTCAGCCCGAAACTTGGAGAATGAGTTGCCCTGCCAGCTGGTGCCTGAAGGACCCATTGGGAAGAAG GTGCGTCAGATCCTGAGAGGAGAACATGTTGATGCTTAA